CTTGCATGAACTTTGTGTGTAGCAGCACCAGCAATGAAGAGACCATCATTTGAAGTGATATCACTGATTGGAATCTTCCTGAAGAATGGAGTGTTAGGCAATTCACCAGAGAAATGATTGAAGGAAACATTCAAGGAAACAAGATTTTGAAGTTCAGAAAGAGCATCTAATTTCCCTGAGAGCTTGTTGTGTGAAAGATCAAGCACTCCAAGTTTGCTAAGGCCAGAGAATTCTGCTGGAATTTCACCATAAAACTGGTTATAGCTGAGATTGAGGCCGATTTCGAGCGAAGGAATTTGACCAATTTCCTTTGGAATTTCACCTGAAAAGCCATTGCCTCCCAAGTCTAGAAGTTGCAGCTTAGAACAAGAAGCAATCTCTGAAGGGATTCTTCCACTGAGAAGATTCTTTCCCAAGTTGACTTTTGTTAATTCAGTTAGTGAACCAATGGAATGGTTTAGTTCACCTTCTAGCCTATTATCTGAGAAATCAATGAATTGCAGGCTTGTTGGAAGCATATATGGAACTGAACCTGTGAGACTATTGGAATGAAGATCAAGAAACTCGAGTTTTCGGCATCTGTGAAGTTCTTGAGGAATCTCCCCTACAAGATGGTTGCTTCCAAGATCAAGAAAGTTCAGATTCTTCAAGTTGGTAATCTCAGATGCAATAGTTCCTGAAAATTTGTTCTGGTTCAACCTCAACCTGTATAAACTTGTGCAGTTACCAATATCAGGTGGAATAAGGCCTGAGAATTCATTGGAAAGAAGCAGCAGCTTTGAGAGGTTCTTTAATCCGAATAGTTGTTTCGGTATTGGACCAATCAAACTGTTGTATGAAAGATCAAGCTCCTGAAGATCTTTGCAATCTGAAAGACTATCTGGAATTGTTCCAGTTAGCTTGTTCTTCCATGCAAAGAACAGAGTCAAGCTTCtcaagttgctaataagagaaGGAATCTCCCCAGAAATGGCATTGTTGTCAACTTCAATCTGATACAGAGAAGTGCAGTTTGAGATTTCTTCAGGTATAGTACCTGAAATCTGGTTAACACTCAGTTGAAGAACTTGAAGATTTGATAGCTTTCCAAAACTCTTTGGTATGCTACCTGTGAGAAGATTCAGTGACAAATCTATAGCATTGAGTTCTGTGCAGCTTCCAAGACTTTGAGGAATTGTTCCAACTATATTGTTCTGCCACAAGAGTAGATTCTGAAGCTTGCTGAGTTTTCCAATTTGAGTTGGAATTGAACCAGAAATAGAGTTCTGGTACAAGTAAAGATTCTGCAACTCACTGCAGTTCACAATCCCTTCAGGAATAGAACCTGACAATAGTGTTGTGTAAATTGCAATGGTTTGAAGCCTTTTCAGCATCCCTATTGATGCCGGAATACTGCCGGAAATGCCGGTTTCGGCTAGGCCTAAGATCATCAAGTTAGTGCAGTTTCCAATCTCAAATGGAAGCTCTCCCTTGAGATTTTTGTTCCCTCCAGCTCTGAACACTTGAAGCTTTCTCAAATAGCCAATGCTCTTTGGAACTTCACCACTCAATTTGTTATCAAAGAGTGTCAAGTTGACAAGGCTTGATAAGTTTCCAATGTTCAATGGAATCTTTCCTTCAAGAGAGTTATCATGGAGTCCTAAACTCTCAAGTTTTCTTAGCTTGCAAATCTCTTCTGGTATTTCACCAAAGAGAGAATTTCTACTAAGATCAATTGAGATGAGTTCTTGATAGTCTCCAAACTCTCTTGGGATTCTTCCTGTGATGTTGGTTGATGAGAGGACAAGAATCTTCAAGGACTTAAGAGATTGAAGATTTGAAGGCAATGAACCTTGCAAGTTCACTGAGTTCAAGTTTATCTCTATGACTTCATTTTCTGAGTTGCATTTCACACCAAACCAGTTATTGCATGGTGTTTGGTTTGAAGGGTCCCAAGATGCTAATAATGCATCTTTAGAACTACCATTCAAACTTTTCTTCCATGCCAAAAGGGCTTTGCCTTGTTCATCAAGAGAGTAACAAcatgaaaagaagaaaagagagttTATTGAGAGAATCAATGTTATGGAAGAGATAATTTTGGAAGAAAGTGAGAGGTTTCTTAAGCTTCTAGACATTGCTAAGAGATGATGAGAAGTGATGATACTTTTGTTTATGAAAGAATAGCATAAGCTTTAAACTCAAGAGCTATAGCTTATGTcttttggtgttaaatgtttGTAAGAGGTTTTCTTTGAAGTGATAAATGCATAGTCATAAGTAGGATGGTATTTATAGAAGTAAGAtatgatatttattattattattattattattattattattattattattattattattattggttgTTATTAATGTTTAAACATGCCAAGTAGTGGGTTGAAATTTGATGGAATTTGCTGCAGTCTGAGTGTAATTCCAATCTGATATGTTAGTAGTCTCCATTAACTAGTGTTTCATTGTCAGAGAAGAAAAATGGTGGAACTGAAAATCATGTTAAgatttttccattttttttttgctcCCCACGTGGGCACTAGTGCATAATCATTTTCATTAGAAGTGTAACAGAGTTTTAAACTATTAtctaattaattacttaacaaTTGGGTTCAATACATAATGGGATATTTAAGTAAAACTGTTTTAATAGCCAATTTATTCACTAAATACtttttatattgtataaatatatgattattattaattaatttagtatttagatttttttaattaataaaataaaaaatatgtgttGGTTACTAAAACATCCTAGTATAAAAATAatgtttattataaaaaatatatgccTGACGAAATTGGAACTTTTTTATACTAACATAATTAATTTACTCTTTTGTTTAATTAAATGTTCAAAATTTGAATATTGTCAACTTATTAATCAACGATAAActcttaaatgaaacttaaatttAACGAATTAGTTCttagtcatatatatatataaaacactttttatttatttatttatagtgAATAATAATTGACATGATTATTTTAGGGATAGTGATATATAGGTTGTTAAATCAAGAAAATAATTTCTATCTAATTAGTTATGGCCCATTTGGGTGTGGTCCATGcatctctttaattttttatgtggTTGCAATTTGATGGAAACCATTGATGTGGTGGTTGCAACATTGCTAGTATCTCTACCCTAAATAGTTTCTGTACTTTAATCTGCTTGCTTACTTATTTGGATCAGATTCTCAATTTTGCAATGATGAGGACCTGTATGTTTGTTTCCAATGTTAAAATCCATAATAGTTATTGTTAGATAATTTATTTAAGTTACAGAGCTTTTTTAcactttttaatttagatatagAAGAGATAATGATGTAGAACGCAGTTATGGAGTGTATGGATACTTCAGCTTTACGCAGCTGTGGTATCAGAAGCTAAAATCGTTCTGTTTGATTTGTAAGAGGTATAAAGATTGGATTATCCCTTCAATTTAtatacttcaaattttttaaattctttaaac
The Arachis stenosperma cultivar V10309 chromosome 7, arast.V10309.gnm1.PFL2, whole genome shotgun sequence genome window above contains:
- the LOC130942163 gene encoding LRR receptor-like serine/threonine-protein kinase RGI3 gives rise to the protein MSRSLRNLSLSSKIISSITLILSINSLFFFSCCYSLDEQGKALLAWKKSLNGSSKDALLASWDPSNQTPCNNWFGVKCNSENEVIEINLNSVNLQGSLPSNLQSLKSLKILVLSSTNITGRIPREFGDYQELISIDLSRNSLFGEIPEEICKLRKLESLGLHDNSLEGKIPLNIGNLSSLVNLTLFDNKLSGEVPKSIGYLRKLQVFRAGGNKNLKGELPFEIGNCTNLMILGLAETGISGSIPASIGMLKRLQTIAIYTTLLSGSIPEGIVNCSELQNLYLYQNSISGSIPTQIGKLSKLQNLLLWQNNIVGTIPQSLGSCTELNAIDLSLNLLTGSIPKSFGKLSNLQVLQLSVNQISGTIPEEISNCTSLYQIEVDNNAISGEIPSLISNLRSLTLFFAWKNKLTGTIPDSLSDCKDLQELDLSYNSLIGPIPKQLFGLKNLSKLLLLSNEFSGLIPPDIGNCTSLYRLRLNQNKFSGTIASEITNLKNLNFLDLGSNHLVGEIPQELHRCRKLEFLDLHSNSLTGSVPYMLPTSLQFIDFSDNRLEGELNHSIGSLTELTKVNLGKNLLSGRIPSEIASCSKLQLLDLGGNGFSGEIPKEIGQIPSLEIGLNLSYNQFYGEIPAEFSGLSKLGVLDLSHNKLSGKLDALSELQNLVSLNVSFNHFSGELPNTPFFRKIPISDITSNDGLFIAGAATHKVHARLAMKIIMCILLITSAGVALFTIGFLIRAYMANKSLMKSENWEINLYQKSEFSFSIDDIVKNLISANVIGTGSSGVVYKVETRNGETLAVKKMWTSSSESNGAFSSEIKILGSIRHKNIIKLLGSGSNKNKSMNLLFYEYLPNGSLSSLLHGSGKGKAEWKTRYDIVLGLAHALACLHHDCVPPIIHGDVKAMNVLLGHGYHPYLADFGHARIVAENADKPVQRHYLTGSYGYMAPEHALMQCITEKSDVYSFGVVLLEILTGRHPLDPTLHEGANLVHWVKNHLANKGEPYEIIDTNLRGRRNDPTMHHEMLQTLAVSFLCISNKPHERPTMKDTLAMLKEIRPFGEDSGEDHHVFKGGF